ATGAGCATGCAGTTGGCTTCCGGCGCAGCGGCGATTCTCGCTGCCGATCCGAAGGCTGCTCCGGAAAATACCGAAAAGTTCATCACCCAAGCTCTGAAAGAAGTGACGATGCACGAAGTCGGGCACACGCTCGGCCTGCGGCACAACTTCAAGGCCAGCAAATGGCTGAGCTTGAAAGACCTGAACGACCCGACAAAATCGGGGGGCGCGATGGTTGCCTCGGTGATGGATTACAACCCGGCGAACATCGTGGGCAAGGGCGAAAAGCAAGGTGACTACTATCCCACGACCGTCGGCCCTTACGACATGTGGGCCATTGAATACGGTTACAAGCCACTTTCGGGCGGCGTGCAAGGTGAAGTGGCCGAGTTGAAGAAGATCGCGTCGCGCAGTGGCGAAGCCACGCTTGCCTATTCGACTGACGAAGATACGCGGGGCATCGATCCCGATCCGGATAGCAACCGGTTCGACCTCGGGGCCAATCCGATCGACTTTGCCAAGCATCGCCTGAAGATGGTGCAAGACCTGATTCCGGGGCTCGTCGAACGGACCACGGCCGAAGGAGACGACTACACCCAGGCTCGCCGCACATTCAATATCGTCGTGGCTCAAGCGGGACAGTCGATGTTCTTTGCTTCGCGGCAAGTTGGTGGTTTGAAGACCAGCCGCAGCCACAAGGGTGACAAGAACGCCAAGCCGCCGATTCAACTCGTCGACGCCAAGCTGCAGCGTGAAGTCCTCGACCTGCTCGATAAGAACCTGTTCAGCGATAAGCCGTTTGCCTTCCCACCGGAAATCTACAATCAGTTGGGTTGGTCGAACTGGTCGCACTGGGGCGTCTCGCCATCGGTACGCAAAGACTTTGGCGTGCACGATTTTGTGCTGATGTGGCAAGAGCGAGTCCTGGCGCAGTTGCTCTCGTCGATCACGCTGGAGCGGATGCACGACGCCGAACTGAAGGCTTCGCCTGATGCTGACGTGGTGACCACGGCCGAACTGCTCGATCGGCTGACCAAGAGCATCTTCAGCGACGTCGAGGGACTTAAGGAAGGCGAGTACACCAATCGAAAACCTGCCATCACCAGCTTGCGTCGTAACTTGCAGCGGTCGTACCTGAAGAGCCTCTCGCAAATGGCAATGGGCAACACCGGTGCTCCCCAAGATTGCCAAACGGTTGCGTACATGCAGTTGGGCGATCTGCAAGGCAAGATCAAGAAGGTGCTGGAGAACGCCGAGATGACCGGCAAGCTCGATGTCTATAGCCGGGCCCATCTGCAGGAAACTTCGGCCCGCATCCAGAAGGTGCTCGAAGCACGGTTGAGCCTCAACTCGCCGTAGTTACGTTCGCTTCTCAGCGGGTAAAGCAACCAATTCACCCGGCCAGTTGATTCCGTTCAGCTGGCCGGGTTTTTGCTTTACGCGGCACAATTTGTCACCTGCGGGTAAACACAAACTTCACATTAGCCGCCGACTCGGCGGAAACAGCCAGCCCGGGCATTTACCGCCCATTCTCCCGGTGAGCCCGGCCAGTTATTCTGGCAGGATGCTTTGGTCCTCTCACGTTTGGCGGCTGCTCCTTTTACTCCTCGCCTGTTGCTGCGCGGTTGCGAGTAGTCCATCACCAGCGCTGGCTGCCGATCGCCTGGCGATTGAATCTGTCGTTGCCGGTTTCGATGGCGTTTATAAAGCGGGTTTCTGGACCCAATTCGTCCTGCGATTGAAGGCCGGACCAGAGGGCGCTCAAGGTCGGCTCGACTTGCTCACTGAAGATGGCGACGGAGTGCCGGTCATTTACCCGGCCGACGATTCGGGCGTGATTGACCTCGCGGCGAACGCCACAACGACCGTGCGGTTGTATGCCAAGGCTGGTCCACAGCGTAGCGAGTGGCACTTGCAACTCCGCCGGCCCGATGAAGACCAGGTTCTCTGGTCCCAGCGGCTTAACATTTCGCCACCGCAAAAAGCCACGCGCGAACTGCTGGTCACCATCGGTCCCGATCAGGGAATTGCAGCCGCCGTGAACCTGGTGAAGCGCCCCGAAGAAGTTTCGTTCCTGCTCGCGGGTGTGAAGCAGGCCAACGAGCTACCGGATCGAGTGTGGGGTTATGAAGGTGTCGAACGTATTCTGCTAATTGCCAGTCCGGCCGGCATTGCGGATGACCTGACACCGCCACAAATCGAAGCACTCGAGAAATGGGTCCTCCTCGGCGGCAAGCTGATTCTGTCGATGGGAACCAAGGCTCCGGAGTTGCTGGCCCCAACGCGACCATTTTCCAAGTTCGCACCGGGCAACTTCGAGTCGCTCGATTCGCTGCGCGAAGTGACGGGGCTTGCCAACTATTCAGGTGCCGAGTTCCCCCGCCGCCTGCTGGCCGATGATCGCCGGCCCGCAGTGGTAAAACTGGCGAAGAACACGGCGCGCGTGGAACTGGAGCAAGGTGGTCAGGCAGGCAATCCACCATTGATCCTGCGGCAGATGCAGGGCTTCGGGCAAGTGACCTTTATCGCATTGGAACTCGATCATCCCACGCTGCTCGAGTGGAAAGGGCATAGCCGCTTTGTAGCCCGCGTGCTGCAACTGGGTGGACCGGCGGCCGATAACCTGGCCGCAGCCCGCAGTAACTCGATCACACATCTGGGCTACGACGATCTCGTCGGCCAGTTGCGCGCGGTGCTCGATCAATTTCCCGGCGTCACGGTCGTCAGTTTCACAGCCGTTGCGATGGTCGCCATCTTGCTGCTGCTGCTCATCGGCCCCGCCGACTACTTCGTCATCAATTACTTGAATCTGCCGCGCACCATCACTTGGGTTACGTTCCCGCTGGTTTGTCTCGCCTTCTGCCTGGGGACGTGGTTGCTGGGCCGCTCGGCGCACGGCAACTTGACTCGCATCAATCAGGTGGAAGTTGTCGATATCGATATCAGCCAGAATCTGGTTCGCGGCACGCTCTGGACGCATCTCTATTCGCCACATGCCCGCAGCGCTCAACTCTCGCTGCGTGTCCAAGGCAGCGGCGAACTGTGGCAAGAAGTGCAAGGCGTGGCCGACTGGCAAGGACTTCCCGGCGCGGGACTGGGGGGCCTGGCTTCGCCGCAAGTGGCCCTCGACGCGTCGACTCCTTATTTGATTTCACCACCGGGACGCATTTCGGTCATCGATGGCTTGCCACTTCGCACGGCCAGTTCCAAAGCTCTCTCGGCCCGCTGGTGGGGCAAGGCGACCTTCACACCCGATCTGACGCCGCTGCGGTACAACACCTACGGACATCTAGCTGGCGAACTAACGAACCCGCTGCCCATCAAACTGAGCGACTGCTTGCTGGCCAGCGGTGAGTGGCTTTATCGTCTCGAAGCGCTCGAGCCGGGACAAAAGTTGCAACTCAGTTCGCTGACGGCGCTGAATCTGGAATCGCGCCTGCAGCGCCGACAAGTGATCGACACCAAAGACCTCTCGACGCCGTGGAACCCGACCGACACCGACCTGACCCGGATCATGCACATGCTAATGTTGCACGATGCGGTTCACGGCCCCAAGTACACCGGCATGAGCCATCGCTTTCAGCCCCAGATCGATCTCAGCCAGCATGTACGGAGCGGCCGCGCGGTCCTCATGGGGCGGGCCGAATCTCCCACGGCTTCGCTCCCCCTCGAAGGTTTGCGGGCCGATGAATTGCAGGCGCAAACCTGGACCTGGTATCGCCTGGTCTGGCCTGTGCAAGATCGCGAAACCGATACGACGACCGCCTCCTCGAAATCACTCTCGCCTTGACCTTAGCTTGCCATGATTAAGACCGTCGATCTGACGAAAAAATACGATGAGTTGTATGCGATTCAGGATATCAACCTGGATCTCCAAGCTGGCGATCTATTCGGCTTTATCGGCCCCAACGGTGCGGGCAAGACAACGACGATGAAGATCCTCGCCACGCTGTTGCAGCCATCGTCGGGCGAAGCTTACGTTTGCGGTCATTCGATTTATCGCGAGCCCAAAGAGATTCGCCGTCTCGTCGGTTACATGCCCGATTTCTTCGGTGTGTACGACGATATGAAAGTGATCGAGTACCTCGAGTTCTTCGCCGCCGCTTATCGCATCTCGGGTGCCAAGCGCCGCGAAGTCTGCAACGAGAAACTGGCCCTCGTCGATCTCGATTTCAAGCGCGACGCCTTCGCCAGCACTCTGTCGCGCGGTCAAACGCAGCGTCTGGGTCTGGCCCGCGTGCTGCTGCACGAACCGCAAGTGCTGCTGCTCGATGAACCCCTCAGCGGGCTCGATCCGCGAGCGCGGATCGAAATGCGCGCGGTCCTGCGGCGCTTGGGCGAGCAAGGCAAAACGATCATGGTCAGCAGCCATATTTTGCCGGAACTGGCCGATATGTGTAATAAGGTCGGCATCATCGACCGCGGCGTGATGGGCTTTAACGGCACCGTAGCCGACGTCATTAAGAAGGTTCGTCCGCGGGTTGTGCTGCACATTGAAGTGGCCGGCGATCAGCAGGCGGCCGCAAACAAACTGCGAGAAAACCGACTTGTCGAGAGTGTCGACTTAACCCCTCCGTTATTGACGGTCACACTGCGAGAAGGCATCGAAGAGTACGCCGAACTCTCCACACTCTTGATCTCGGCGGGCTTTCCCCTCAAGCTATTCCGCGAGGAAGAAGTCAACCTTGAGTCCGCTTTCATGCTGCTGACCAAAGGGCTGGGCGTACGTACGTAACGATTTCGCACCTGGCGACCCAACCCGTACTTCCTTTCCTGGTTCTTCATTCTGCCTTCTAAATTCTGGATTCAAACAGGGGGTTCTGCGATGGAAGTCTGGCCGCTCGGAGTTTTTACTAGTGTCGACGCCGGACTCGGTGTGAAGTTGGAAGTAGCCCACGAATTGGGCGTTCCGACGATTCAGATTCACGCGCCGCACGAAGCGACCCGCACCAAAGCGGCCGCTGATGCCTTCTTAAAGAAAATTGGCGACTACAACATTCGGCTGACGTGTGTCTTCTGCGGATTTGAAGGGGAAAGCTACGCCGATATTCCCACGGTGGCCAAGACCGTCGGCCTAGTCCCGCCGGAGACTCGCGCGGCCCGC
Above is a window of Anatilimnocola aggregata DNA encoding:
- a CDS encoding zinc-dependent metalloprotease, yielding MLRRILAGTLCSVATALSFFLPVDVTSAQEKPAEKPAAPAAPPHAALLKDAKAVSGLLQLHQKGNNLFVELMPGDYSSEYIVLISISRGISQGPLLGGMSWGFGDDWVWQFRKVDENVHIIRKNVRFKATSNSPEARAVRNAYTDSVLFSIPATVKGPKGGDLVDLTQVFMSDLPQIGQVLPGFVFSPSKSSWAAVKGFENNMELEVAATYASSGSAEIDTVPDSRGVTINVHYSLSKIPQTSSYQPRLADDRVGYFLTAVKDFSSKSNREQFVRYINRWDLQKSDATAKLSPPVKPIKFWIEKTVPYKYEKAIYDGIYEWNKAFEAAGFVNAIVVERQPDNATWDPEDINYNTFRWITSNAGFAMGPSRTNPYTGQILDADIIFDADFLTFWKEEYETFTPATVAAMTGGELDLRPTENKPSVLFDTRTGLMPDCALSRGMSMQLASGAAAILAADPKAAPENTEKFITQALKEVTMHEVGHTLGLRHNFKASKWLSLKDLNDPTKSGGAMVASVMDYNPANIVGKGEKQGDYYPTTVGPYDMWAIEYGYKPLSGGVQGEVAELKKIASRSGEATLAYSTDEDTRGIDPDPDSNRFDLGANPIDFAKHRLKMVQDLIPGLVERTTAEGDDYTQARRTFNIVVAQAGQSMFFASRQVGGLKTSRSHKGDKNAKPPIQLVDAKLQREVLDLLDKNLFSDKPFAFPPEIYNQLGWSNWSHWGVSPSVRKDFGVHDFVLMWQERVLAQLLSSITLERMHDAELKASPDADVVTTAELLDRLTKSIFSDVEGLKEGEYTNRKPAITSLRRNLQRSYLKSLSQMAMGNTGAPQDCQTVAYMQLGDLQGKIKKVLENAEMTGKLDVYSRAHLQETSARIQKVLEARLSLNSP
- a CDS encoding ABC transporter ATP-binding protein, coding for MIKTVDLTKKYDELYAIQDINLDLQAGDLFGFIGPNGAGKTTTMKILATLLQPSSGEAYVCGHSIYREPKEIRRLVGYMPDFFGVYDDMKVIEYLEFFAAAYRISGAKRREVCNEKLALVDLDFKRDAFASTLSRGQTQRLGLARVLLHEPQVLLLDEPLSGLDPRARIEMRAVLRRLGEQGKTIMVSSHILPELADMCNKVGIIDRGVMGFNGTVADVIKKVRPRVVLHIEVAGDQQAAANKLRENRLVESVDLTPPLLTVTLREGIEEYAELSTLLISAGFPLKLFREEEVNLESAFMLLTKGLGVRT